The following are encoded together in the Magnetospirillum gryphiswaldense MSR-1 v2 genome:
- the tpx gene encoding thiol peroxidase produces the protein MATITLKGNPVTTSGEMPAIGAKAPDFRLTRTDLADFGLADFAGKNVVVSVFPSVDTPTCATSVRTFNAAAAKLANTVIICASADLPFAHKRFCGAEGLDNVVSASDFRHKDFGGSYGLTITSGPLAGLLARAVIVIGADGTVRHTQLVAEIADEPDYAAALAAIG, from the coding sequence ATGGCCACAATCACCCTTAAGGGCAATCCCGTCACCACCAGCGGCGAGATGCCCGCCATCGGGGCCAAGGCGCCTGATTTCCGCCTGACCCGAACCGATCTGGCCGATTTCGGGCTGGCCGATTTCGCCGGCAAGAACGTGGTCGTGTCGGTGTTCCCCAGCGTCGATACCCCCACTTGCGCCACTTCGGTGCGCACATTCAACGCCGCAGCCGCCAAGCTGGCCAATACCGTGATCATCTGCGCCAGCGCCGATCTGCCGTTCGCCCATAAGCGGTTCTGCGGAGCCGAGGGACTGGACAACGTGGTCTCGGCCTCGGACTTCCGCCACAAGGATTTCGGCGGTTCTTACGGTCTGACCATCACCAGCGGTCCGCTGGCCGGCCTGCTGGCGCGCGCGGTCATCGTCATCGGCGCCGACGGCACCGTACGTCACACCCAATTGGTGGCGGAAATCGCCGACGAACCCGATTACGCCGCCGCCTTGGCTGCTATCGGCTGA
- a CDS encoding DUF3095 family protein, which yields MLPSIRDFAADGFDPSRYARLGDDWWVAAADVEGSTLLAQAGRDRDVNFVAGAAVAVLSAVAGSPGQPAACQFGGDGAVAVIPPECVAATREAMAALGWWSTHELDIPLRVGMVPVAALHRQGHVVLAALHDFGNTNVFGQFLGAGVPMAEHWMKADAQWRITPKEGELPGLEGLSCRWEPIPPRRGHILCIIIDPIDPLGDAVRQVLRRLEQVVTTERAAPLGDGGALRPVVVPRARLLGIEAKVVARGRRLLRMGRAVLGSAILGLVHRLGGKALGIDAGFYRRKVAERSDYRKLAGGPRLVLDVTADEDARIESLLNEAEAGGLIHFGLARSKATTMTCMVGDFSADRHVHFVDGDGLGYWRASVVLKEKLKAAQ from the coding sequence ATGCTGCCGTCCATCCGCGATTTCGCCGCCGATGGCTTCGACCCCAGCCGCTATGCCCGGCTGGGGGACGATTGGTGGGTTGCCGCCGCCGATGTGGAAGGCAGCACCCTCCTGGCCCAGGCCGGACGGGACCGTGACGTCAACTTTGTCGCCGGGGCGGCGGTGGCGGTGCTGTCCGCCGTCGCCGGCAGCCCCGGCCAGCCCGCCGCCTGCCAGTTTGGCGGTGACGGCGCGGTGGCGGTGATCCCGCCCGAGTGCGTGGCGGCGACGCGTGAGGCTATGGCCGCCTTGGGCTGGTGGTCGACCCATGAACTGGATATTCCGCTGCGCGTCGGCATGGTGCCGGTGGCGGCCTTGCACCGTCAGGGGCATGTGGTGCTGGCGGCGCTGCACGATTTCGGCAACACCAATGTGTTCGGCCAGTTCCTGGGCGCCGGCGTGCCCATGGCCGAACACTGGATGAAAGCCGATGCCCAATGGCGGATCACCCCCAAGGAAGGCGAATTGCCAGGCCTGGAGGGCCTGTCGTGTCGGTGGGAGCCGATCCCGCCTCGGCGTGGCCACATCCTGTGCATCATCATCGATCCCATCGACCCTTTGGGCGACGCGGTGCGACAGGTGTTGCGCCGGCTGGAGCAGGTGGTGACGACCGAACGCGCCGCCCCCTTGGGCGATGGCGGTGCTTTGCGCCCGGTGGTGGTGCCGCGCGCCCGCCTGTTGGGGATCGAGGCCAAGGTGGTGGCACGCGGTCGGCGCCTGTTGCGGATGGGGCGGGCGGTTTTGGGCAGTGCCATCCTGGGACTGGTGCACCGCCTGGGCGGCAAGGCCTTGGGCATCGATGCCGGGTTTTACCGGCGCAAGGTGGCGGAACGCTCCGATTACCGCAAACTAGCCGGCGGGCCGCGTCTGGTGCTGGACGTCACCGCCGACGAAGATGCCCGCATCGAATCCCTGCTGAACGAGGCGGAAGCCGGCGGTCTCATCCATTTTGGCCTGGCCCGCAGCAAGGCCACCACCATGACCTGCATGGTCGGCGACTTTTCCGCCGACCGCCACGTCCATTTCGTCGATGGCGATGGTCTGGGCTATTGGCGCGCCTCGGTGGTGCTCAAGGAAAAGCTTAAAGCGGCGCAATAA
- a CDS encoding LutB/LldF family L-lactate oxidation iron-sulfur protein, with translation MKSDFSSRAHDALNNPQLRRNFRRAMDGLMSKRAVQFADQDDWAALRARGAAIKARALARLPDLLEEFERKATANGIIVHWAETTADANSIVLDILTAHGAKRVIKGKSMVSEEMHLNAHLEAHGITAVESDLGEYIIQLAGEAPSHIVMPCIHKNKGEIAQLFTDNIAGQPYTEDVDALTAAARKVLRREFANADAGLSGANFLVAETGSLVLIENEGNGRLSTTLPPLHIAVTGIEKLVEKLDDVAPLLALLPRSATGQPITTYVNMITSPRKEGEKDGPRQVHLVLLDNGRSRVYADLQLRDTLRCIRCGACMNHCPVYARVGGHTYGSVYPGPIGKILTPQLAGLDCAGDLPHASTLCNACVEVCPVQIPIADILVRLRTEAAQPSQAPGVKGAGSNTSMVENAVWRGWQAMNSSPAAYAAATRSLAVIGNLIPAAAPLLKQWTSVRSKPKFAGRTLHQLARDKGYENE, from the coding sequence ATGAAGAGTGATTTTTCCAGCCGCGCCCACGACGCGCTCAACAATCCGCAACTGCGCCGCAATTTCCGCCGGGCCATGGACGGGCTGATGAGCAAGCGCGCCGTCCAGTTCGCCGACCAAGACGATTGGGCGGCGTTGCGCGCCCGTGGTGCAGCCATCAAGGCCCGCGCCCTGGCCCGGCTGCCCGATCTTTTGGAGGAATTCGAGCGAAAGGCCACGGCCAACGGCATCATCGTCCATTGGGCCGAAACCACCGCCGACGCCAATAGCATCGTTTTGGACATCCTGACCGCCCATGGCGCCAAGCGCGTCATCAAGGGCAAGTCCATGGTGTCCGAGGAAATGCACCTGAACGCCCATCTGGAGGCCCACGGCATTACCGCGGTGGAATCGGATTTGGGCGAATACATCATCCAACTGGCCGGCGAGGCGCCCAGCCACATCGTTATGCCGTGCATCCACAAGAACAAGGGCGAGATCGCCCAATTGTTCACCGACAACATCGCCGGTCAGCCCTATACCGAGGACGTCGACGCCCTGACCGCCGCCGCCCGCAAGGTGCTGCGGCGCGAATTCGCCAACGCCGATGCCGGTCTGTCGGGGGCCAATTTCCTGGTCGCCGAAACCGGGTCGTTGGTGTTGATCGAAAACGAAGGCAATGGTCGGCTGTCGACCACGCTGCCGCCCTTGCACATCGCCGTCACCGGCATCGAGAAGCTGGTGGAAAAGCTGGACGACGTCGCCCCCTTGCTGGCGCTTTTGCCGCGTTCGGCCACCGGTCAGCCCATCACCACCTATGTCAACATGATCACCTCCCCGCGCAAGGAAGGGGAAAAGGACGGGCCGCGCCAGGTGCATCTGGTGCTGCTGGATAATGGCCGCTCGCGCGTCTATGCCGATCTGCAATTACGCGACACGCTTCGTTGCATCCGCTGCGGCGCCTGCATGAACCATTGCCCGGTCTATGCCCGTGTCGGCGGCCATACCTATGGTTCAGTCTATCCCGGCCCCATCGGCAAGATTTTGACGCCGCAACTGGCCGGCCTCGATTGCGCCGGCGATCTGCCCCATGCCTCGACGCTCTGCAATGCCTGCGTCGAGGTCTGCCCGGTGCAAATCCCCATCGCCGACATATTAGTGCGGCTGCGCACCGAGGCGGCGCAGCCGTCGCAAGCGCCGGGGGTGAAGGGGGCGGGCAGCAACACGTCCATGGTGGAAAACGCGGTGTGGAGGGGCTGGCAGGCCATGAATTCCAGCCCCGCCGCCTATGCCGCCGCCACCCGCAGCTTGGCGGTGATCGGTAATCTGATCCCGGCGGCCGCGCCGTTGCTGAAGCAATGGACCTCCGTGCGGTCGAAGCCGAAATTCGCCGGTCGCACCCTGCACCAATTGGCCCGGGACAAGGGGTACGAAAATGAGTAA
- a CDS encoding DUF485 domain-containing protein, whose product MSDPIYEQVRGNPKFAQLVKRRGRLALLLSAIVLVSYYAFMMVVAFAPQILAVPLTEGGSLTVGAPIGAAIIIISWLLTGVYSHFANGPFEQLNNGIVRETLK is encoded by the coding sequence ATGTCCGATCCCATCTATGAACAGGTGCGCGGCAACCCAAAATTCGCCCAACTGGTCAAGCGGCGCGGGCGTCTGGCCCTGCTGCTGTCGGCCATCGTCTTGGTGTCCTATTACGCCTTCATGATGGTGGTGGCCTTCGCCCCGCAGATTCTGGCGGTTCCCTTGACTGAAGGCGGATCGCTGACCGTCGGTGCCCCCATCGGTGCCGCCATCATCATCATTTCGTGGCTGCTGACCGGGGTTTACTCCCACTTCGCCAACGGCCCGTTCGAGCAGTTGAACAACGGCATCGTGCGGGAGACGCTGAAATGA
- a CDS encoding cation acetate symporter, translated as MIRHHAKIILPALAVLLAAAPALAAAGDLGAVEKQPINLSAIGMFLAFVLLTLGITYWAATRTRSASDFYTAGGGITGFQNGLAIAGDYMSAATLLGLSSLVFAKGFDGFIYTISFFVGWPIILFLMAERLRNLGRFTFADIASYRLDQSKIRTFAAMGSLAVVCFYLIVQMVGAGQLIKLLFGLDYAVAVILVGVLMVVYVTFGGMIATTWVQIIKACLMLGGGALLTLLALHHFGFSLEAMATSAVASHKEGIKIMGPGSMLADPVSAVSMSLGLVFGTAALPHIMMRFFTVPNAREARKSVFVASGIIGFFFLLVCILGMAAITIVGTDPQFFEGGKVGGKLLGGGNMPIMHLSKALGGDLFLGFLSAVAFATILAVVSGLALAGASAISHDIYARVIKKGQCSEKEELRVSKLASLLLGALGVILGILFEKQNVAFLVGLTFGIAASANFPILILSMYWKGLTTKGALWGGLAGLISAVTMVILSKAVWVVVLENPAPIFPYEHPALFSMTLAFLVTITVSKLDKSAQASAEIAAFDDQYVRSQTGIGAAAASSH; from the coding sequence ATGATCCGCCATCACGCCAAGATCATCCTGCCCGCTTTGGCCGTCCTGCTGGCCGCCGCTCCGGCCCTGGCCGCCGCCGGCGACCTGGGGGCAGTGGAAAAGCAGCCCATCAACCTGTCGGCCATCGGCATGTTCCTGGCCTTCGTCCTGCTAACCCTGGGGATCACCTATTGGGCGGCCACCCGGACCCGCTCGGCCAGCGATTTCTATACCGCCGGCGGCGGCATCACCGGTTTCCAGAACGGTCTGGCCATCGCCGGTGATTACATGTCGGCGGCGACGCTGCTGGGCCTGTCGTCGCTGGTCTTCGCCAAGGGCTTCGACGGCTTCATCTACACCATCAGCTTCTTCGTCGGCTGGCCGATCATCTTGTTCCTGATGGCCGAGCGGCTGCGCAATCTGGGCCGCTTCACCTTCGCCGATATCGCCAGCTACCGGCTGGACCAGTCCAAGATCCGTACCTTCGCCGCCATGGGCTCGCTGGCGGTGGTGTGCTTCTATCTGATCGTGCAGATGGTCGGCGCCGGCCAGTTGATCAAGCTTCTGTTCGGCCTGGATTACGCCGTCGCCGTCATCCTGGTCGGTGTTTTGATGGTGGTTTATGTCACCTTCGGCGGCATGATCGCCACCACCTGGGTGCAGATCATCAAGGCCTGCCTGATGCTGGGCGGCGGCGCGCTGCTGACCTTGCTGGCACTGCACCATTTCGGCTTCAGCCTGGAGGCCATGGCCACCAGCGCGGTGGCGTCGCACAAGGAAGGCATCAAGATCATGGGGCCGGGCTCCATGCTGGCCGATCCGGTGTCCGCCGTCTCCATGTCGCTGGGTCTGGTGTTCGGCACGGCGGCGCTGCCGCACATCATGATGCGCTTCTTCACCGTCCCCAATGCCCGCGAGGCGCGGAAAAGCGTGTTCGTCGCCTCGGGCATCATCGGCTTCTTCTTCCTGCTGGTGTGCATCCTGGGCATGGCCGCCATCACCATTGTCGGCACCGATCCGCAATTCTTCGAAGGCGGCAAGGTCGGCGGCAAGCTGCTGGGCGGCGGCAACATGCCGATCATGCATCTGTCCAAGGCCCTGGGCGGCGATCTGTTCCTGGGCTTCCTGTCGGCGGTGGCCTTCGCCACCATCCTGGCGGTGGTGTCGGGTCTGGCTTTGGCCGGCGCCTCGGCCATTTCCCACGACATCTACGCCCGCGTCATCAAGAAGGGCCAATGCTCGGAAAAGGAAGAACTGCGGGTGTCCAAGCTGGCCTCGCTGCTGCTGGGCGCGCTCGGCGTGATCTTGGGCATTTTGTTTGAAAAGCAGAACGTGGCCTTCCTGGTCGGCCTGACCTTCGGCATCGCCGCTTCCGCCAACTTCCCCATCCTGATCCTGTCCATGTATTGGAAGGGATTGACCACCAAGGGGGCCCTGTGGGGCGGTCTGGCCGGTCTGATTTCCGCCGTCACCATGGTCATCTTGTCCAAGGCGGTGTGGGTGGTGGTGCTGGAAAACCCAGCCCCCATCTTCCCCTACGAGCATCCGGCCCTGTTCTCCATGACCTTGGCCTTCCTGGTCACCATCACCGTGTCCAAGCTGGATAAATCGGCCCAGGCGAGCGCGGAAATCGCCGCCTTCGACGATCAGTACGTGCGCTCGCAAACCGGCATCGGCGCGGCGGCTGCATCCAGCCACTGA
- a CDS encoding (Fe-S)-binding protein, which produces MPALVTPPSVPPKTVYYFGTCLIDLFYPAAGLAGMELLKRQGLRVVFPQSQSCCGQPAYNSGHRDEAREVARAQLDAFPEDWPIVVPSGSCAGMMRVHYPDLFAGDRDHARAIAFAGRVYELSWFLVHVVGLDEKLVDRGEKVQVTWHGSCHSMREMGVVDEPKRLLRGLANVTLVENPREKECCGFGGTFAVRQPEISAAMVADKINAIGETGAARVVSGDCGCLMNIGGALDKAGKPIRAQHLAEFLLERCHEE; this is translated from the coding sequence ATGCCTGCACTCGTCACGCCGCCATCGGTGCCGCCGAAGACCGTCTATTACTTCGGCACCTGCCTGATCGACCTGTTCTATCCCGCCGCCGGTCTGGCCGGGATGGAGCTGTTGAAGCGCCAGGGCCTGCGGGTGGTGTTCCCGCAATCGCAAAGCTGCTGCGGCCAGCCGGCCTATAATTCCGGCCACCGGGACGAAGCGCGCGAGGTCGCCCGCGCCCAGCTTGACGCCTTCCCCGAGGATTGGCCCATCGTCGTGCCGTCGGGGTCGTGCGCCGGGATGATGCGGGTGCATTACCCCGATCTGTTTGCGGGCGACCGCGACCACGCCCGCGCCATTGCCTTCGCCGGGCGGGTTTACGAGCTGTCGTGGTTCCTGGTCCATGTGGTGGGCCTGGATGAAAAGCTGGTGGACCGGGGCGAGAAGGTGCAGGTGACCTGGCACGGCTCGTGCCATTCCATGCGTGAGATGGGGGTGGTGGACGAGCCCAAGCGGCTGTTACGCGGCTTGGCCAATGTCACCTTGGTGGAAAATCCGCGGGAAAAGGAATGCTGCGGCTTCGGCGGCACCTTCGCCGTGCGCCAGCCGGAAATCTCGGCTGCCATGGTCGCCGACAAGATCAATGCCATCGGCGAGACCGGCGCCGCCCGCGTGGTGTCGGGCGATTGCGGTTGCCTGATGAATATCGGCGGCGCGCTGGACAAGGCGGGCAAGCCCATCCGGGCCCAGCATCTGGCCGAATTCCTGCTGGAGCGCTGCCATGAAGAGTGA
- a CDS encoding MYG1 family protein, which produces MLLAATHSGSFHADDVFAFAILKAATDGAVSLTRSREAMDWDRAQVVFDVGGVYDPDQGRYDHHMRDKPLRPNGEAFSSAGLIWRDYGRAAIAHLQNTATPGQIDIIWAKLDAGLLRDIDLMDNGAMDRHPGHFSALLETWNPTFAENSADENASYHQAVMVADNVLARSVAHAFAAAIAQDAVADAAERAADPRIIVLDSRLPWEEAVFDLNLTQALYVIRPAGKDWTVSAVPPERGSFAQKKPLPDAWGGLREAALAAVCGVSDATFCHSARFVCGAKTREGAMAMAGLAVEA; this is translated from the coding sequence ATGCTTCTCGCGGCCACCCATAGCGGCAGTTTCCACGCCGACGACGTCTTCGCCTTCGCCATTCTCAAGGCGGCGACCGACGGCGCCGTCAGCCTGACCCGCTCGCGCGAGGCCATGGATTGGGACCGCGCCCAGGTGGTGTTCGACGTGGGCGGCGTTTACGACCCCGACCAGGGCCGCTATGACCACCACATGCGCGACAAGCCCTTGCGCCCCAATGGCGAGGCGTTTTCCTCCGCCGGTCTGATCTGGCGCGATTATGGCCGCGCGGCCATCGCGCATTTGCAAAACACCGCCACCCCCGGTCAGATCGACATCATCTGGGCCAAGCTGGACGCTGGATTGCTGCGCGATATCGACCTGATGGACAACGGCGCCATGGACCGCCATCCCGGCCATTTCTCGGCCCTCCTGGAAACCTGGAACCCCACCTTCGCCGAAAACAGCGCCGACGAGAACGCCAGCTATCATCAGGCGGTGATGGTGGCCGACAATGTTCTGGCGCGTTCCGTCGCCCATGCCTTCGCCGCTGCTATCGCCCAGGATGCGGTGGCCGATGCGGCGGAGCGGGCGGCTGACCCGCGTATCATCGTCCTCGACAGCCGGCTGCCGTGGGAAGAGGCGGTGTTCGACCTGAACCTGACCCAGGCGCTTTACGTCATCCGCCCCGCCGGCAAGGATTGGACGGTGTCGGCGGTGCCGCCCGAGCGCGGCTCGTTCGCCCAGAAAAAGCCGCTGCCCGATGCCTGGGGCGGTCTGCGCGAGGCTGCGTTGGCGGCGGTGTGCGGGGTGAGTGACGCCACCTTCTGCCATTCCGCCCGCTTCGTCTGCGGCGCCAAGACCCGCGAGGGAGCCATGGCCATGGCCGGTTTGGCGGTCGAGGCATAG
- a CDS encoding LutC/YkgG family protein: MSNARAAILARLRAAPKGTVPDLPYWMPPVFADRLDRFRLMLEAVHGEVHVIAADQWRQHLRLILSSKDVGRVMAPPDLAVDWPDVVAYDRPVEELKDQLVDGIDAAITNACGAIAETGTVVLRPDADQPRLMSLLPPIHVVLLKLSDIADNMAGLMAAQDWAGTMPTNLLLISGPSKTADIEQTLAYGVHGPKELIVLVLQ; encoded by the coding sequence ATGAGTAACGCCCGCGCTGCCATTTTGGCTCGCCTGCGCGCCGCGCCCAAGGGGACGGTGCCCGATCTGCCCTATTGGATGCCGCCGGTGTTCGCCGACCGGCTGGACCGCTTCCGCCTTATGCTCGAGGCGGTGCACGGCGAGGTGCATGTCATCGCCGCCGATCAATGGCGTCAGCATCTGCGCCTGATCCTGTCGTCCAAGGATGTCGGTCGGGTGATGGCGCCGCCCGATCTGGCGGTGGATTGGCCCGATGTGGTCGCCTATGACCGCCCGGTCGAGGAGTTGAAGGACCAATTGGTCGACGGCATCGACGCCGCCATCACCAATGCCTGCGGCGCCATCGCCGAAACCGGCACGGTGGTGCTGCGCCCCGATGCCGATCAGCCGCGCCTGATGTCGTTGCTGCCGCCCATCCATGTGGTTCTGCTCAAGCTGTCCGACATCGCCGACAACATGGCCGGGCTGATGGCGGCGCAGGATTGGGCCGGGACCATGCCGACCAACCTGCTGCTGATCTCCGGCCCGTCCAAGACCGCCGACATCGAACAGACCCTGGCCTACGGTGTCCATGGTCCCAAGGAACTGATCGTCCTGGTGCTGCAATGA
- a CDS encoding FAD-binding and (Fe-S)-binding domain-containing protein, translating into MSVKSRLAPLIPPHRLIDDPLRLLAYGTDASFYRLIPKLVVKADTEAEVVAVLAACAQENVPVTFRAAGTSLSGQAVTDSVLLLLGDGWNGAVVEAGGARIRLQPGIIGAEANRRLAAFGRKIGPDPASIDSAKIGGIAANNASGMCCGTAQNSYRTLAAMRLILADGTLVDTGDAVSVAAFRASHAALLESLGQLAEQARADDVLAARINKKFAIKNTTGYALNALVDFTDPVDILQHLMIGSEGTLGFIAEITYDTVPDHADRANALIFFADAALACRAVAALKTTPVSAVELMDRAALRSVEGKPGMPAMLADLPADAAALLVESRAGDQSDLAANIAAIVAALDGIATIGGVSFTTDAVEGAKLWKIRKGLFPAVGAVRPLGTTVIIEDVAFRVEDLAAATTDLQALFVKHFYTEAIIFGHALEGNLHFVFTQDFGSDAEIQRYGAFMDDVAKLVVDKYDGSLKAEHGTGRNMAPYVEMEWGKAATDLMWRIKEMLDPAGLLNPGVILDRDPQAHLKNLKPMPAADVLIDTCIECGFCERMCPSHGLTLSPRQRIVGWREMARAQAAGDVVRRDEIGTLYDYHGLDTCAACGLCATACPVGIETGTLIKALRGRKQGRMAQAVGQLAADHYGLLMKATAWGLGAAAMVDTVAGSARNRRRLPTMAQPALQGGGDGADAVVYVPSCAARTMGPALDDPVTACLPDATEALLKKAGFRVIFPAGLANLCCGQPWDSKGLADIAEAKARDMAAALDAASDHGRLPVIMDTATCSARLKSFTPVLDAVEALHDLILPRLSLHPIEGPVLLHIPCSVRKMGLEDKLLAVAKACATQVVVPDGVTCCGFAGDKGFTTPELNAHALRKLTVPEGCHEGFSANRTCEIGLADHGGIPYRSIIHLVDRVSRRAEG; encoded by the coding sequence ATGAGCGTCAAATCCCGGCTTGCCCCGCTGATCCCGCCCCATCGGCTGATCGACGATCCGTTGCGGCTGCTGGCCTATGGTACCGATGCCAGCTTCTATCGGCTGATCCCCAAGCTAGTGGTCAAGGCCGATACCGAGGCCGAGGTGGTGGCGGTGCTGGCGGCGTGCGCCCAGGAAAACGTGCCGGTGACCTTCCGTGCCGCCGGCACCTCGCTGTCGGGGCAGGCGGTGACCGATTCCGTGCTGCTGTTGCTGGGTGACGGCTGGAACGGCGCGGTGGTGGAGGCGGGCGGTGCCCGTATCCGCTTGCAGCCCGGAATCATCGGCGCCGAGGCCAACCGTCGCTTGGCCGCCTTTGGCCGCAAGATCGGCCCCGATCCGGCCTCCATCGATTCGGCCAAGATCGGCGGCATCGCCGCCAACAATGCATCGGGCATGTGTTGCGGCACGGCGCAGAATTCCTATCGCACACTTGCCGCCATGCGGCTGATCCTGGCCGACGGTACCCTGGTCGATACGGGGGATGCTGTCTCCGTCGCCGCCTTCCGCGCCAGCCATGCGGCCTTGCTGGAAAGCCTGGGGCAATTGGCTGAACAGGCCCGCGCCGACGACGTGCTGGCCGCGCGCATCAACAAGAAATTCGCCATCAAGAACACCACCGGCTATGCGCTTAATGCCCTGGTGGATTTCACCGATCCGGTGGATATCTTGCAGCATCTGATGATCGGGTCGGAAGGTACCTTGGGCTTTATCGCCGAGATCACCTACGACACCGTGCCCGATCATGCCGACCGGGCCAACGCCCTGATCTTCTTCGCCGATGCTGCCCTGGCCTGCCGGGCGGTGGCGGCGCTGAAGACGACGCCGGTTTCGGCGGTGGAGCTGATGGACCGCGCGGCCCTGCGCAGCGTCGAGGGCAAGCCGGGCATGCCCGCCATGCTGGCCGACCTGCCTGCGGATGCCGCCGCGCTGTTGGTGGAAAGCCGCGCCGGTGACCAGAGCGATCTGGCCGCCAACATCGCCGCCATCGTCGCCGCGCTCGACGGTATCGCCACCATCGGCGGGGTAAGTTTCACCACCGACGCGGTCGAGGGCGCCAAACTGTGGAAAATCCGCAAGGGTCTGTTTCCGGCGGTGGGGGCGGTGCGCCCGCTGGGCACCACCGTGATCATCGAGGACGTGGCCTTCCGGGTAGAGGATCTGGCCGCCGCCACCACCGATCTGCAAGCTTTGTTCGTCAAGCACTTCTATACCGAGGCCATCATTTTCGGCCATGCGCTGGAAGGTAATCTGCACTTCGTCTTCACCCAGGATTTCGGCTCTGATGCCGAAATCCAGCGTTACGGCGCCTTCATGGACGACGTCGCCAAACTGGTGGTGGACAAATACGACGGTTCGTTGAAGGCCGAGCACGGCACCGGACGCAACATGGCGCCTTATGTGGAGATGGAATGGGGCAAGGCCGCCACCGATCTGATGTGGCGGATCAAGGAAATGCTGGACCCGGCGGGATTGCTCAATCCCGGCGTCATCCTGGATCGTGATCCTCAGGCCCATCTGAAGAACCTGAAGCCCATGCCCGCCGCCGATGTCTTGATCGACACCTGCATCGAATGCGGCTTCTGCGAGCGCATGTGCCCCAGCCACGGCCTGACCCTGTCGCCCCGCCAGCGCATCGTCGGCTGGCGTGAAATGGCCCGCGCCCAGGCCGCCGGCGATGTTGTGCGCCGGGACGAAATCGGAACTCTCTACGATTATCACGGCCTCGACACCTGCGCCGCCTGCGGCTTGTGCGCAACCGCCTGCCCCGTCGGGATCGAAACCGGAACGCTGATCAAAGCCTTACGTGGTCGCAAGCAGGGCCGCATGGCCCAGGCTGTGGGCCAGCTCGCCGCCGATCATTACGGCCTGCTGATGAAGGCCACCGCGTGGGGCCTGGGTGCGGCGGCCATGGTCGATACCGTCGCCGGCAGCGCCCGCAACCGCCGCCGGCTGCCGACCATGGCCCAGCCCGCCTTGCAAGGCGGCGGCGATGGCGCCGATGCGGTGGTCTATGTGCCGTCCTGTGCCGCCCGCACCATGGGGCCGGCGTTGGACGACCCGGTCACGGCCTGCCTGCCAGACGCCACCGAAGCTTTGCTGAAAAAGGCCGGTTTCCGCGTGATCTTCCCGGCGGGCCTGGCCAATCTGTGTTGCGGTCAGCCGTGGGACAGCAAGGGGCTGGCCGATATCGCCGAGGCCAAGGCGCGCGACATGGCCGCCGCCTTGGATGCGGCCAGCGATCACGGCAGGCTGCCGGTGATCATGGATACCGCCACCTGCTCGGCCCGGCTCAAGTCCTTCACTCCTGTTCTCGACGCGGTCGAGGCGCTGCATGACCTGATCCTGCCGCGCCTGTCGCTGCATCCCATCGAAGGTCCGGTGCTGCTGCACATCCCCTGCTCGGTGCGAAAAATGGGGCTTGAGGACAAGCTGTTGGCGGTGGCCAAGGCCTGCGCCACCCAGGTGGTGGTCCCCGACGGCGTCACCTGCTGCGGCTTCGCCGGCGACAAGGGCTTCACCACGCCGGAACTGAACGCCCATGCGCTCCGGAAACTGACGGTGCCCGAGGGCTGCCATGAAGGTTTTTCCGCCAACCGCACCTGTGAAATCGGCTTGGCCGATCACGGCGGAATCCCTTATCGTTCGATCATTCATCTGGTCGATCGGGTATCGCGCCGCGCCGAGGGGTAG